CGATTCAGGACCGTTGCCTGATAGTAGCCGCCTCCGGTATGCCGGGGGCGGCTTTTTTTATGCGGGTGTCTGAAGTTGCTGGCTATCGGCAAAACCTCCGTTTCGACCGAAACAAGGGTTGAGGTGTTGTACCGGCGTATGATGAACGCAGGCGTAAGCTGATAGATATATTTTTTTTGTAAAAAATAAAAAAATATTAAAATACTTATTAATTATTTTAAAAAGTTCGTTAATTTTGAATTAACGATTTATTCATGCAAAAGCGATTGCTATATAAACATGCGATTTTCAGGGAGTTTTACTATGCAGGATCCTTGTCTTGTGCAGAATTGAGCTCCCGGATCGGCAAGAGTATTCCGCTCACTACCCAGATGCTCAATAATTTGATCGAGGAGGGGGTAGTAGAGGAAAATGGATTAGCCCCTTCAAACGGGGGGCGGCGCCCCGCAATGTATGCGGTAAAGCCAGATGCTATGTATTTGGTTGCGGTGGCCATGGATCAATTGATTACCCGGATCGCCATTGTTGATTTTCATAATAGGCCGGTAAGTGCTGTTGCACAACATGAGTTGCCGTTGGCTAATAATCCCAACGCGCTGCAGCAGTTAAAAACCATCATTGAGCAGGCCATTAAAAAATCGAAAATTCCGAAGAAAAAAGTGCTGGGAGTGGGTATTGGAATGCCGGGGTTTATTGATGCGCTGCAGGGGATTAATTATTCGTTTTTTCCGAATGAAAGTAAGAGCATTGCGGGTTATCTGAGTCATGCATTGGGTGTGCCGGTTTACATCGATAATGATTCCAGTATTGTGGCGCTGGCGGAGCATCGTTTTGGAGCGGCTGCGGGAACGCGTAATACAATGGTGGTGAACCTGGGCTGGGGCGTGGGATTGGGCCTGATTCTCAACAATCAGTTGTACCGCGGTGAAAACGGATTTGCGGGAGAGTTTAGCCATATTCCTTTCTTTAATAACAATAAGGTATGCTCCTGCGGGAAGAGAGGTTGTCTGGAAACCGAAACTTCATTAAAGGTGATTATTGAGAAGGCAGAGCAGGGATTGAAAAGAAAAAGTACGGCGGCTTTTTTAAAAAAAGACTTTCGCACCGGCTCTGTCGAGCAGGATTGGCAGGCGATTGTAAAAGCCGCACAGATGGGCGACGAGTATGTGGTGAAATTACTTACCGCTGCGGGTTATGACATCGGAAGGGGCGTGGCCGTACTGATTCACCTGTTTAACCCGGAACTAATTGTGCTAAGCGGGCGTGGTGCCCAGGCAGGCCGTATCTGGCAGGCCCCGGTGCTGCAGGCGGTGAACGAACACTGCATTCCCCGCCTGGTGGGCAACACGCTGGTCAAAATGTCAACCCTGGGGCATAAGGCGGAGTTAATCGGCGCTGCGGCATTGGTGTTAGAAAACCTGTCGAGGTCAAAAATAAAAGAAACAGCTAAAAAAGTTGTTTTGCAATAATACCTATAAAATAAGCCAAACATTTTATAATTATTTAAATGAGAAAAAAATGAAGAAGAAACATGTATTGTTTGTTTTCGTCGCTTTGCTGTTGGGCTATGGAAGCCTGCAGGCTCAGGTTAAGCGGACGATAACTGGCGTGATCACTGATGCGGAGGGAAAGCCTGTTCCAGGTGCCACGATAACGGTAAAGGGTCGCAGTCAGGCTACGGTTGCCAATGAAAAGGGAGAATATTCCATTAATGTGGAAGGTAGTCCTGAATTGGAGGTTAGCTCTGTTGGGTTCGCAACAAAGGTACTAAGGGTAACCGGGAATAATACGTTGTCAATAATATTAGCGGCCGATCAGGGCAGTTTGGAAGGTGTTGTTGTTACTGCACTTGGTGTAAAACGGCAACAGCGTTCTTTGGGATATGCAACCTCAACTGTGTCTGCCGGGGATCTTGTAAAAACGGCACCTACAAATTTTGCAGCGGCATTATACGGAAAAGTACCTGGGTTGCAGGTGTCTTCCGCTCCCGGAGGTTCCACAGCGGGTGTGGTGATGCAATTGAGAGGGTTAAACTCTATTAGCTATAGCTCTACCCCATTAATCGTTCTTGATGGTATTCCAATCAGAGACGGCGGCTTCAATAGTGGTGATTATTGGGGAGATGGCCGTGTACGGGGAAATGGTCTGATTGATTTGAACCTGGAAGATATGGAAAGCGTTACGGTCCTTAAGGGCGCCGCTGCCGCTGCATTGTATGGTTCTGAAGGTAAAAACGGTGTTCTTTTGCTTACCTCAAAGAAAGCAAAAGGGAAAGGATTCTCGGTTGATTTTAATGCTACCTACTTCCAGGATCGGGTAGCCTACTTGCCACGTCTTCAAAATGTAAGAGGAGCTGGCTTCCCGGTTCCCTATGGTGTATATCAAAGCGATGCTGATGGGTTTGGAAGTTATACCCTGAATGGTACAAAGTATAGAACGAATGTTCAAGCTGGTTTGAACTTCGGGCCACTGTTCGATGGTAAGCCGATTCTTACATGGGACGGCCAGGTGCGGCCCTATTCGGCGCAGCCGGACCGGTATGCGAACTTATTTCAGAAAGGCCAGAATTCAACACAAAACATAGCCGTTAGCAGTGCAACGGATAAGGCAGACATTCGTTTGTCATTAACACATCAAAGATTTGAAGGTATAAGCAAGAACTCAAAGGATGAAAAATTGAATGCCAATTTTAACAGCACGGTTCGATTCAGTAAGAACTATTCAATGGATTTGATGATCAATTACATCAATCAGAACGTTCATAATCGTCCTTTTTTAGTTGATCGAATGGTAAATAATTTTACGGGTATGATGCCGGCATTTGATAATGGCGACTGGTATTTTAACAAGTATAGAACCAGCCTTGGTTATAAATATGTTACCGGTAGTAACCGAAGCCTGACCCCTGACGAAAACATTAAGATTCCCAACTACCGTACCGATATCCTGGATTATGTATGGAATCTTATGTCAAATAATGTAGATGAATACAATAACCGGTTAATATCGAGTATTACAAACACGTTGAAAATTACGAATGACCTTTCCTTGCGTGGAAAAATAGCAACAGATCTTTCTTTTAACAGAACCTTGAATAAATCACTTTCTTCACAACCGATAGCTTATGGCCCGTCGGGCGGATATACACAATCTACATATAATTATAATATCCTGTACGGCGATGTCTTACTGAATTACAATAAGCAAATTTCCGAAGACTTTAGTCTGTCGGCTACAGCGGGTTATACTGCAAGGGATGAAAAAGGCATGAACACCAGCGTGGGAACAAATGGTGGATTGGGCGTGGAAAATAAATTTGACCTGACCGCATCCTACAACACGCCCTATAATAGCAGCGGAAGTCAAACTTATTTAACAACAGATGCTTTTCTGGGCACTTTAAATTTTAACTACAAGAATTATGCTTTCCTGGAAGGTACAATACGAAGGGATAGAACATCTACCATGAATCCCCAAAATAATACATTTACGTATCCTGCTGTAAATGGTAGTCTTATTCTATCGGATATCTTCAAGCTGCCGCAGGTAATTAATTATGCTAAGCTGCGTGCTTCGTGGGGGGTAGTTGGTAGCTATCCCGCAGCCTACCTGGCCAACGTGGCTTATAATACTGGTAATCTTGGCGTGCAAACTTCAGGCGGTAACCCCGTGTTAACTACTTCCACCATTACAAATCCATACGGGAATGACAACATCAGACCTGAGAAAAAGAAAACTTTAGAGTTCGGTCTGGCCGTTGAAACATTCAATAAGCGGCTTAATTTTGATGTTTCGTACTATCATGATAAAGTATATGATCTTATCATAAACCTGACACTTCCTCAAAGTATGGGGGCTTCCACTATTTTATCGAATGTGGCCGAACTTTCAAACAAAGGATTTGAGGCGAACATTAATGCAACGCCTATACAAACCAGAGATTTTCGATGGAATCTTACGTTAAACTACTTTACGAATACCAATAAAATCGTTAAACTGGCAAATGGCTCTAAAGAGCTGATTCACGCTGATAATGATGGAAACGCGTATCAGATAAAATCCGTAGTTGGTCAGCCCGTGGGTGATATCTATGTACACCCCACCCTGGTAAACGACAACGGTCAGGCAATTATTACTGACGATGGTTTATATCAACAGGATCCCAACAAAATGGTGTCGGGAGGAAACAGCCAGGTAAAAGGTGCGGGTGGTATTCTGAACACATTTACCTATAAGAATTTTGCATTAACATTTAATGCGGATTTCAAATACGGGGGGTATGTGATTCCAACCGGTTTGTTTTGGATGAATAGCCGTGGTATAACTGAAGAAAGCCTTAAGTACATGGATGCAGCTCACGGCGGACTTAGTTATTATTTGGATGCAGATGGAAAGGGCATTGCAACAACAGGTACATCCGGACCCAAAGGAGAGACGGTTTTGCATGATGGTATGCTGTTGAAGGGCGTTACAGCTGATGGCAAAGAGAATACGAATATTATATCCCAGGCATATTATTATTGGAATATTTATAATTGGGGAGGACCCCAGTATTCGCCGAGTGCGTTGTATAATTTATATGTACAAAAAAACAATTACATCAAAATGAGAGAGATATCACTTGCATACACCCTGCCTTCCAAGATTGCCTCAAAAGTTTGGGCACAGCGGGTGACGGTTTCTGTATTTGCAAGAAATCCATTCTACTTATACCGGACTATAAAGGATATGGACGCAGAGCAGCTAACTACAAGCAATGTGTGGTACAACAATCTTAACAACGCCGGAAGCCAGCCGTCTACCAGGACTTTTGGTGCAATGATTCGGGCAACATTTTAATACTGAAAAAGATACTAATATGAAAAAAATAATTTTTGCTACGGTTATTGTTGCTGTTACAGGAATAGTGTCCTGTACCAAACAGCAGTTCGCCGACCATTATATTAATCCTAAAACAGTAGGAACGACAACGATCGAAAAGCAATTTGCTGGTTTTATCGCAGCCGATCTCGACTATGTCATGTATAAATATTGGAATTATTTTGTTGTTCTTCAAAATACGGCATTGCCCTGGTCGCAGGCTGTGGGCGTTAATAATATTCCTGCAAGATATGTGCCGGGTGCGGCAGCTGTATCAGACCGGTGGTCCAACTTTTATAACTTTCTTGCGCAGTATAAAGAACTGCTGAACGTATATAACAAGTCTACGGATGAAGAAAAAGCAGCAAAGAAAATTTATGTTACTTTGGCAACGATTCATTTTTACGATCAATCTCAGAAAGTTGTAGATCTGCACGGTGATATTCCCTGGTCAGCCGCCGGCCTTTTAAGCACGAATAAGGGAGATGTGGGCGCTTCCTATGCGAAGTATGACAAAGCCAGTGATATTTATACGAAAATGCTTGATGATTTAAAAGGATTTGCCGAAGAACTGAATACCGTTTCATTATCAGCGCCCGTAGCAGCAACGTTAAAATCACAGGATTTTATTAATCAGGGCGATATTACTTTGTGGAAGAAGTATTGCAATTCTTTGAGGATAAAGTTGCTGATGCGGGCTTCTGGTGTTGCTGCATTCCAGGCGAGGGCAAATACAGAAATTGCGTCCATTTTAAATAATCCCTCAAGTTATCCTGTTGTGACTTCCAATGATGATAAAATAGCGATTGAAGTTTATAATGCCTCCTCCGGGGTCAATAATGGTACAGCTACAGGTCAGAGTGCAGCCTTTTATACGGGTCTTATTGGTTGGGGGGGTGGAGACATTCCATCAAAGCAATTAATTGATTATATGAAGGCGAACACTGACCCGAGATTATCGCTGATGTTTCAACCGGGTGCTAATGCCGGAGGTAATTATGCGGGCCTGGATCCAAGCTTACCTTCCAATACTCAGGCTGATTTAGCAAATGGAGGAACATTGTCACGTTATAATTTTACCAACATTTCGCAGAATATTAATATCCCCGGGATGTTAATCAACGCTGCTGAAACCTATTTTTATATTTCGGAATATTATCTGAACAATGGTAATGATGCGGCAGCAAAAACAGCCTATGAAAATGGCGTTAAAATTTCTATAGACTATTATGCTTTCTTAAGCGGAGGAACAGTTAGTAATGTTTTAAAAACAGCATATTTG
The sequence above is a segment of the Niabella agricola genome. Coding sequences within it:
- a CDS encoding SusD/RagB family nutrient-binding outer membrane lipoprotein, with amino-acid sequence MKKIIFATVIVAVTGIVSCTKQQFADHYINPKTVGTTTIEKQFAGFIAADLDYVMYKYWNYFVVLQNTALPWSQAVGVNNIPARYVPGAAAVSDRWSNFYNFLAQYKELLNVYNKSTDEEKAAKKIYVTLATIHFYDQSQKVVDLHGDIPWSAAGLLSTNKGDVGASYAKYDKASDIYTKMLDDLKGFAEELNTVSLSAPVAATLKSQDFINQGDITLWKKYCNSLRIKLLMRASGVAAFQARANTEIASILNNPSSYPVVTSNDDKIAIEVYNASSGVNNGTATGQSAAFYTGLIGWGGGDIPSKQLIDYMKANTDPRLSLMFQPGANAGGNYAGLDPSLPSNTQADLANGGTLSRYNFTNISQNINIPGMLINAAETYFYISEYYLNNGNDAAAKTAYENGVKISIDYYAFLSGGTVSNVLKTAYLASPGVIWLGANAAKLNLIATQKWINYSVLQPLENWAEVRRLKLPALTFTADNTNAQKMPPSRWQYPTNEQTYNAENYAAVKDNDKITTKIFWDVK
- a CDS encoding ROK family transcriptional regulator translates to MQKRLLYKHAIFREFYYAGSLSCAELSSRIGKSIPLTTQMLNNLIEEGVVEENGLAPSNGGRRPAMYAVKPDAMYLVAVAMDQLITRIAIVDFHNRPVSAVAQHELPLANNPNALQQLKTIIEQAIKKSKIPKKKVLGVGIGMPGFIDALQGINYSFFPNESKSIAGYLSHALGVPVYIDNDSSIVALAEHRFGAAAGTRNTMVVNLGWGVGLGLILNNQLYRGENGFAGEFSHIPFFNNNKVCSCGKRGCLETETSLKVIIEKAEQGLKRKSTAAFLKKDFRTGSVEQDWQAIVKAAQMGDEYVVKLLTAAGYDIGRGVAVLIHLFNPELIVLSGRGAQAGRIWQAPVLQAVNEHCIPRLVGNTLVKMSTLGHKAELIGAAALVLENLSRSKIKETAKKVVLQ
- a CDS encoding SusC/RagA family TonB-linked outer membrane protein translates to MKKKHVLFVFVALLLGYGSLQAQVKRTITGVITDAEGKPVPGATITVKGRSQATVANEKGEYSINVEGSPELEVSSVGFATKVLRVTGNNTLSIILAADQGSLEGVVVTALGVKRQQRSLGYATSTVSAGDLVKTAPTNFAAALYGKVPGLQVSSAPGGSTAGVVMQLRGLNSISYSSTPLIVLDGIPIRDGGFNSGDYWGDGRVRGNGLIDLNLEDMESVTVLKGAAAAALYGSEGKNGVLLLTSKKAKGKGFSVDFNATYFQDRVAYLPRLQNVRGAGFPVPYGVYQSDADGFGSYTLNGTKYRTNVQAGLNFGPLFDGKPILTWDGQVRPYSAQPDRYANLFQKGQNSTQNIAVSSATDKADIRLSLTHQRFEGISKNSKDEKLNANFNSTVRFSKNYSMDLMINYINQNVHNRPFLVDRMVNNFTGMMPAFDNGDWYFNKYRTSLGYKYVTGSNRSLTPDENIKIPNYRTDILDYVWNLMSNNVDEYNNRLISSITNTLKITNDLSLRGKIATDLSFNRTLNKSLSSQPIAYGPSGGYTQSTYNYNILYGDVLLNYNKQISEDFSLSATAGYTARDEKGMNTSVGTNGGLGVENKFDLTASYNTPYNSSGSQTYLTTDAFLGTLNFNYKNYAFLEGTIRRDRTSTMNPQNNTFTYPAVNGSLILSDIFKLPQVINYAKLRASWGVVGSYPAAYLANVAYNTGNLGVQTSGGNPVLTTSTITNPYGNDNIRPEKKKTLEFGLAVETFNKRLNFDVSYYHDKVYDLIINLTLPQSMGASTILSNVAELSNKGFEANINATPIQTRDFRWNLTLNYFTNTNKIVKLANGSKELIHADNDGNAYQIKSVVGQPVGDIYVHPTLVNDNGQAIITDDGLYQQDPNKMVSGGNSQVKGAGGILNTFTYKNFALTFNADFKYGGYVIPTGLFWMNSRGITEESLKYMDAAHGGLSYYLDADGKGIATTGTSGPKGETVLHDGMLLKGVTADGKENTNIISQAYYYWNIYNWGGPQYSPSALYNLYVQKNNYIKMREISLAYTLPSKIASKVWAQRVTVSVFARNPFYLYRTIKDMDAEQLTTSNVWYNNLNNAGSQPSTRTFGAMIRATF